One window of Chamaesiphon minutus PCC 6605 genomic DNA carries:
- the mgtA gene encoding magnesium-translocating P-type ATPase, whose amino-acid sequence MNNSSRNANSVDSSNALINIAQKDVAGVLKLFDTTLDGLTETEAQRRLLKSGLNEIARKKPSKWYIQLLKTVTNPLSLLLIALGTISLLTGSPTAAFIIFMMVIFGGLLRFSQEFQSNKAAEKLREMVSITAAVSRQGNNKVTTPKEQQGISGTEIAVKLLVPGDIVFLSAGDMIPADIRLIVAKDLFLGQSTLTGESLPVEKHVNLADKQEKNPLELVNLCFMGTTVVSGSGTAVVAETGSHTYLASIAKTLGGNRVRTSFDKAVNSVTTLLLRFMLIMAPLVFLINGVVKHNWVEAFTFALSVAVGLAPEMLPVIVTANLAKGAIAMSDKKVIVKNIDAIQDFGSMNILCTDKTGTLTQDKIVLQRHLDPYGKESLDVLKYAYLNSFYQTGLKNLLDVAVLERKQELTSLDIDRDYHKFDEIPFDFVRRRMSVIIAETGKDHVLICKGAVEEVLKICTQLKVDDKILPIDESVHTRVADLQQKLNSDGLRVIAVAYKTIPIAQSHCTIADESNLILLGNIAFLDPPKDSAAQALKALKRNGVDVKILTGDNEIITQKICRDVGLPVQNVLLGSDIESLADDKLAEVAATTTIFAKFSPTQKAKVIQVLRKAGNIVGYMGDGINDAAALREADVGISVDTAADVAKESADIILLEKNLLVLESGVTIGRQTFSNIVKYIRMGTSSNFGNMFSVLGASALLPFLPMQPVQILINNLLYDFSQTGIPFDNVDKEDLVKPPKWKIENIRRFMIFIGPISSIFDYATYALMWFVFGAKSVEHQALFQTGWFVESLMTQTLIVHVIRTAKVPFFQSRASLPMLLITATVMCIGMYLPFSPIGSSLGFVPLPAVYFLWLAGILTCYCVLTQLVKTWFIKKYGYT is encoded by the coding sequence GAAAGATGTAGCTGGAGTTCTGAAATTATTCGATACTACTCTAGATGGACTAACTGAAACCGAAGCCCAGCGGCGATTATTAAAATCGGGATTAAATGAAATCGCCCGTAAAAAGCCAAGTAAGTGGTATATCCAACTGCTGAAAACGGTGACAAATCCCCTCTCACTGCTACTAATTGCGCTGGGGACAATTTCATTGTTAACTGGGAGTCCTACCGCAGCTTTTATCATTTTTATGATGGTAATTTTCGGAGGACTGTTACGGTTTTCTCAAGAATTTCAGTCGAATAAAGCTGCCGAAAAGCTGCGAGAAATGGTCAGTATCACCGCCGCAGTGAGTCGCCAGGGTAACAATAAAGTTACCACCCCAAAAGAGCAACAAGGCATCAGCGGAACAGAAATTGCCGTGAAGTTATTAGTACCTGGGGATATTGTCTTTCTCTCAGCCGGAGATATGATTCCTGCCGATATTCGGCTAATTGTAGCGAAGGATTTATTTCTTGGTCAATCTACGCTCACAGGCGAATCGCTCCCTGTCGAAAAACACGTAAATCTGGCCGACAAGCAGGAGAAAAACCCCTTAGAGCTGGTCAATCTCTGCTTTATGGGTACGACGGTAGTTAGTGGTTCGGGCACCGCTGTGGTCGCCGAAACAGGCAGTCATACTTATCTGGCATCAATAGCCAAGACACTCGGTGGCAATCGAGTTCGCACCAGTTTTGATAAAGCTGTAAATAGTGTGACCACGCTGCTATTGCGCTTTATGCTGATTATGGCTCCACTCGTATTTCTGATTAATGGCGTAGTCAAGCACAATTGGGTAGAGGCGTTCACTTTCGCTTTATCTGTTGCTGTCGGATTAGCTCCTGAAATGTTGCCTGTAATTGTGACCGCAAACTTGGCAAAAGGGGCAATTGCAATGTCTGACAAAAAAGTGATTGTCAAAAACATCGATGCGATTCAAGATTTTGGCTCGATGAATATCCTCTGTACCGACAAAACAGGTACCCTCACCCAAGATAAAATCGTCTTGCAACGGCATTTAGATCCCTATGGAAAAGAAAGTTTGGATGTGCTTAAATATGCTTATCTCAATAGCTTCTACCAGACTGGCTTGAAGAATTTATTGGATGTCGCCGTATTAGAACGCAAACAAGAACTTACATCCTTAGATATTGACAGAGACTACCACAAATTTGATGAGATTCCATTCGACTTTGTGCGGCGAAGGATGTCGGTGATTATCGCCGAAACGGGCAAAGACCATGTGCTGATTTGCAAAGGTGCCGTTGAAGAAGTCCTCAAAATTTGCACTCAACTCAAAGTTGATGACAAGATTTTGCCGATCGATGAGTCAGTTCATACTAGAGTTGCCGATTTACAACAAAAGCTCAATTCTGATGGGCTACGGGTGATTGCAGTAGCCTACAAAACGATTCCAATAGCACAATCTCACTGTACGATCGCTGATGAAAGTAATCTGATTTTATTAGGAAACATTGCCTTTCTCGATCCACCCAAAGATTCCGCCGCTCAAGCACTTAAAGCTCTCAAGCGCAATGGAGTCGATGTCAAAATTTTAACTGGAGATAATGAGATTATTACTCAAAAAATCTGTCGAGATGTGGGCTTACCCGTTCAAAATGTTTTATTAGGTAGCGATATTGAATCTTTAGCCGATGATAAGTTAGCCGAAGTTGCTGCAACTACCACTATTTTTGCGAAGTTCTCGCCCACCCAAAAAGCTAAGGTGATTCAGGTACTCCGCAAAGCAGGTAACATCGTTGGCTATATGGGCGATGGTATTAATGATGCAGCAGCCTTGCGAGAGGCTGATGTCGGCATCTCCGTCGATACAGCCGCCGATGTTGCCAAAGAATCAGCAGACATAATTTTACTCGAAAAAAACTTATTAGTCCTAGAGTCTGGAGTCACGATCGGTCGCCAGACTTTTTCAAATATAGTAAAGTACATCAGAATGGGTACTAGTTCTAATTTTGGTAATATGTTTAGCGTTCTTGGCGCGAGTGCATTGCTGCCATTTTTACCAATGCAACCAGTCCAGATCTTAATTAATAATCTTCTCTACGACTTTTCCCAAACAGGCATTCCCTTCGATAATGTGGACAAGGAAGATCTCGTCAAGCCACCCAAGTGGAAGATTGAGAATATTCGACGGTTTATGATTTTCATCGGCCCGATTAGCTCTATTTTTGATTATGCCACTTATGCCCTGATGTGGTTTGTGTTTGGAGCAAAATCTGTAGAGCATCAAGCTTTATTTCAAACAGGTTGGTTTGTCGAAAGCCTGATGACTCAAACTCTCATCGTCCACGTAATTCGGACGGCTAAGGTGCCTTTTTTCCAGAGTCGAGCTTCTTTACCCATGCTGCTAATTACCGCGACTGTGATGTGTATCGGGATGTATTTGCCATTTTCACCCATCGGATCTAGTTTGGGATTTGTACCGTTACCAGCCGTTTACTTTCTCTGGTTAGCTGGCATCCTGACTTGCTATTGTGTTTTGACTCAACTTGTCAAAACTTGGTTCATTAAAAAATATGGATATACATGA